From one uncultured Methanoregula sp. genomic stretch:
- the porB gene encoding pyruvate synthase subunit PorB: protein MAETKNTCELFDCGHRACGGCGEALAARIVTKAAGTNTIVVAATGCMEVFSTPYPETAWKVPWIHSLFENASAVASGVEAALKKQGRSEKVVVMGGDGATFDIGMICLSGAFERGHDFAYICYDNEAYMNTGIQRSGATPYDASTTTSPAGKCSFGNKRPKKDMPAILAAHGAPYIATASVAYPADLVQKVEKAINTPGPCYVQVHVPCCTGWGFEGDQTIAIAKLAIETGLWVNFEMVEGKVTKAKKVVRKPVEEYLKTQKRFRHLFKPKRQDAEIAAIQAIADRNAEKYGIDIRIPKKE, encoded by the coding sequence ATGGCAGAAACAAAAAATACCTGCGAACTATTCGACTGCGGGCACCGGGCCTGCGGGGGTTGCGGCGAGGCGCTTGCAGCACGCATTGTCACAAAAGCTGCCGGCACCAACACGATTGTAGTTGCAGCAACAGGTTGCATGGAGGTCTTCTCGACACCCTATCCAGAGACCGCGTGGAAAGTACCCTGGATCCACTCCCTGTTCGAAAACGCTTCAGCGGTTGCTTCGGGAGTTGAAGCTGCGCTGAAAAAACAGGGGCGGAGCGAGAAGGTCGTGGTTATGGGAGGGGATGGCGCCACGTTCGATATCGGTATGATCTGCCTCTCCGGCGCCTTCGAGCGGGGGCACGACTTCGCCTACATCTGCTACGACAACGAGGCCTACATGAATACCGGTATCCAGCGGTCCGGTGCAACACCTTACGATGCGAGCACTACGACGAGCCCGGCAGGCAAGTGCTCGTTTGGGAACAAGAGGCCGAAAAAAGATATGCCGGCCATCCTCGCGGCCCACGGTGCACCGTATATTGCCACCGCATCTGTCGCGTACCCGGCTGACCTCGTACAAAAGGTCGAGAAGGCCATCAACACTCCCGGCCCCTGCTATGTGCAGGTGCATGTCCCGTGCTGTACCGGCTGGGGATTCGAGGGTGATCAGACGATCGCCATCGCCAAGCTCGCCATCGAGACCGGCCTCTGGGTGAACTTTGAGATGGTCGAGGGCAAGGTAACGAAGGCAAAAAAAGTCGTGCGGAAGCCTGTCGAGGAATACCTCAAGACCCAGAAGCGGTTCCGCCACCTCTTCAAGCCAAAGCGGCAGGATGCCGAGATCGCCGCCATCCAGGCAATCGCGGATCGGAACGCGGAAAAATACGGGATCGATATCAGGATCCCAAAGAAGGAATAA
- the ruvC gene encoding crossover junction endodeoxyribonuclease RuvC, which produces MIVIGIDPGLARLGYGIIEVTKNEPRPICYGCIETSGKDTRASERLLQIYTELEALLERYPPTHISIEKLFFTKNISSAMGVSEVRGIVLLTAEQRKIPITEYTPNQVKQAITGSGRADKCQMQEMIKRLLHLDEIPRPDDAADALSIALCHIHILR; this is translated from the coding sequence ATGATAGTGATTGGGATAGACCCCGGGCTGGCCAGGCTGGGCTATGGGATTATTGAGGTCACTAAAAACGAACCCCGGCCGATCTGTTATGGTTGCATAGAAACCTCCGGGAAGGATACCCGGGCTTCAGAGCGGTTATTACAAATCTATACCGAGCTCGAAGCACTCTTAGAGCGCTACCCTCCCACCCATATCTCCATTGAAAAATTATTTTTCACGAAAAACATATCCTCCGCAATGGGAGTGAGTGAAGTCCGCGGAATCGTCCTCCTCACTGCTGAACAGCGGAAGATCCCAATCACGGAATACACCCCGAACCAGGTCAAGCAGGCTATCACCGGTTCAGGGCGTGCTGACAAGTGCCAGATGCAGGAGATGATCAAACGTCTCCTTCATCTCGATGAGATCCCCAGGCCCGATGATGCAGCCGATGCCCTTTCGATTGCCTTATGTCATATCCATATCCTGAGGTAG
- a CDS encoding ORC1-type DNA replication protein: MKKNLLMWDETLFRDPEVLEIDYLPEQFEFRDSQIREMAFQIRPGLRGGRPLNTVCKGLPGTGKTTSIKKVFQEIEETTKKLVPVYINCQIDNTKFAIISQIYRKLVGHLPPSSGTSFKQVFDAVARILIKEEIVLLVALDDANYLLYENEINKVLYTLLRSHETYEGTRIGVIVIISDMDVDLSRAVDARVASVFRPTEIYFPPYADAEVREIMKARVMQGLFTGVLSESLLDLVVGQTLKSGDLRVGIDLLKRATLSAERAARRSIEREDICGAYEISKYLHLNYTVKTLKDEERQILRFLAERSINDHEMNAGDVYKAVRESVSIGYTRFYEIVKKMDAMRLVNLQYREGKGRTRIITLRYDPIKVLEYLS, encoded by the coding sequence ATGAAGAAGAATCTGCTGATGTGGGATGAGACCCTCTTCCGTGACCCCGAGGTCCTTGAGATCGATTACCTGCCAGAGCAGTTCGAGTTCCGTGACAGCCAGATACGGGAGATGGCGTTCCAGATCCGGCCCGGGCTCCGTGGCGGTCGGCCCCTCAATACCGTCTGCAAGGGACTGCCTGGCACGGGAAAGACGACGAGTATCAAAAAAGTGTTCCAGGAGATCGAGGAAACCACAAAAAAGCTCGTGCCGGTCTACATCAATTGTCAGATCGACAATACAAAGTTTGCAATAATCTCCCAGATCTACCGGAAACTGGTCGGGCACCTGCCACCCTCTTCGGGGACATCCTTCAAGCAGGTCTTCGATGCAGTTGCCCGTATCCTCATAAAAGAGGAGATCGTTCTGCTCGTTGCCCTTGACGACGCCAACTATCTCCTCTATGAGAACGAGATCAACAAAGTCCTCTATACCCTGCTTCGTTCACACGAGACCTACGAGGGGACGCGGATCGGGGTCATCGTCATCATCAGCGACATGGATGTCGACCTTTCACGGGCCGTAGATGCACGGGTTGCATCGGTCTTCCGCCCTACGGAGATATATTTCCCTCCCTATGCAGATGCCGAAGTGCGCGAGATCATGAAAGCCCGCGTGATGCAGGGTCTCTTTACCGGTGTATTGTCCGAAAGCCTTCTCGATCTTGTCGTGGGACAAACCCTGAAAAGCGGCGATCTCCGGGTTGGGATCGACCTCCTGAAACGGGCAACGCTGTCTGCAGAACGGGCAGCCCGGCGCAGCATCGAACGGGAGGATATCTGCGGAGCGTACGAGATCTCGAAATATCTGCACCTGAATTATACGGTGAAGACCCTGAAGGACGAGGAGCGGCAGATTCTCAGATTCCTGGCGGAACGGAGCATCAATGATCATGAGATGAATGCAGGGGATGTATACAAGGCTGTCAGGGAGTCGGTTTCCATCGGGTATACCCGGTTCTACGAGATTGTCAAGAAAATGGATGCCATGCGGCTGGTCAACCTGCAGTACCGTGAAGGAAAAGGACGGACCCGGATCATCACGCTACGGTACGATCCGATAAAGGTACTCGAATACCTGTCATAA
- a CDS encoding transketolase C-terminal domain-containing protein, with translation MMEITEGSHAVAEAVRLCRPQVVSAYPITPQTHIVEALADFVANGTLDAEYITVENELSALSACVGASATGSRTYSATTSQGLMLMAEVVFNAAGMRLPIIMSIANRAMGAPLSIWNDMQDSISLRDAGWLQFYAEDNQEATDLHFLAYKVAEDPTIQLPAFVCFDGFILSHTYEPVDVLSQEQVDKYLPAFNPAEKLDAKDPISFGMYATPDYYTEFRYEMDEAQKRAKSVIAKYGKEFGTMFGRDYSTLVEGYRLDDAETAIVAIGSICGTVKDAIDEMRADGKKVGLLKIRVFRPFPSEEIAKALAHVKRIAVLDKNVSLGAKGGAAAIEVRDAMYGSTTPVKGYVLGLGGRDIRKKDIKEIVALSEKGIGDQFYGLRKELI, from the coding sequence ATGATGGAAATTACCGAGGGCTCGCACGCGGTGGCTGAGGCAGTCCGCCTCTGCCGCCCGCAGGTGGTCTCTGCTTACCCGATCACACCCCAGACCCATATTGTCGAGGCGTTGGCCGATTTCGTAGCAAACGGCACGCTCGATGCAGAATACATCACGGTCGAGAACGAGCTCTCTGCACTATCAGCATGTGTCGGTGCAAGCGCAACCGGCTCGCGGACATACTCCGCAACAACTTCGCAGGGTCTTATGCTGATGGCCGAAGTTGTCTTCAATGCAGCCGGCATGCGTCTTCCCATCATCATGTCCATTGCCAACAGGGCAATGGGAGCACCCCTCTCGATCTGGAACGATATGCAGGACTCCATCTCCCTGCGTGATGCAGGCTGGCTCCAGTTCTATGCCGAGGACAACCAGGAAGCAACCGATCTCCACTTCCTCGCATACAAGGTGGCAGAAGATCCCACGATCCAGCTCCCGGCCTTTGTCTGCTTCGACGGGTTCATCCTCTCCCACACGTACGAACCCGTGGACGTGCTCTCGCAGGAGCAGGTCGACAAGTACCTCCCGGCATTTAACCCGGCCGAGAAACTCGATGCAAAGGACCCCATCAGTTTCGGCATGTACGCAACACCTGACTACTACACGGAGTTCCGGTACGAGATGGACGAGGCCCAGAAGCGGGCAAAAAGCGTGATCGCAAAATACGGCAAAGAATTTGGTACTATGTTCGGCAGGGACTACAGCACGCTCGTCGAGGGCTACCGGCTTGATGATGCAGAAACCGCGATCGTTGCCATTGGTTCCATCTGCGGCACGGTCAAGGATGCCATCGACGAGATGCGTGCAGACGGAAAGAAAGTAGGGCTCCTGAAAATCCGTGTCTTCCGCCCGTTCCCGTCAGAGGAGATCGCAAAGGCGCTTGCACACGTAAAGCGGATTGCAGTCCTTGACAAGAACGTCTCGCTTGGCGCAAAAGGAGGGGCCGCCGCTATCGAAGTGCGGGACGCGATGTACGGCTCCACTACGCCAGTGAAAGGATATGTCCTTGGTCTTGGCGGCAGGGACATCCGCAAAAAGGACATCAAAGAGATCGTAGCGCTCTCGGAGAAAGGGATCGGCGATCAGTTCTATGGACTCAGGAAGGAGTTGATCTGA
- the nifB gene encoding nitrogenase cofactor biosynthesis protein NifB, with the protein MADEVRIADVNGKKIQWDPAQMRKIQEHPCFSEKACHGFGRCHVPVAPKCNIQCNYCIRDFDCVNESRPGVTTKVLNPDESMDLVKKVVEKYNYIKVVGIAGPGDPLANEETFETLKRLHEQYPNVIKCISTNGLLLPDKIDILQKYDVGNITVTLNAIDPEIGAKIYQYVDYQGRRYTGLEGAKLLLSQQLKGIEMAVERHMFVKINTVYIPGINEDHIPAIAKKVGEMGVYNFNLIPLIAQYKFAGITPPTPEMKKKMQDECSKYVKQMRHCQRCRADAIGKLGHDVQACMYEK; encoded by the coding sequence ATGGCTGATGAAGTGAGGATCGCAGATGTCAACGGGAAAAAAATCCAGTGGGACCCGGCACAGATGCGCAAAATCCAGGAGCATCCCTGTTTCTCCGAGAAGGCATGCCACGGGTTTGGCAGGTGTCATGTCCCGGTTGCTCCCAAATGCAATATCCAGTGCAATTATTGTATCCGCGATTTCGACTGCGTGAATGAGAGCCGTCCGGGCGTCACGACAAAGGTTCTCAACCCGGACGAATCCATGGACCTTGTAAAAAAGGTAGTGGAGAAATACAATTACATCAAGGTCGTTGGCATCGCCGGGCCCGGAGACCCACTTGCAAACGAGGAAACATTCGAGACATTGAAACGCCTGCACGAGCAGTATCCCAATGTCATCAAGTGCATCAGCACGAACGGTCTTCTCCTGCCGGACAAGATAGACATCCTGCAGAAATACGATGTCGGCAACATCACGGTCACCCTTAACGCTATAGACCCTGAGATCGGGGCAAAGATCTACCAGTACGTGGACTACCAAGGCAGGCGCTATACCGGTCTCGAAGGAGCAAAACTTCTCCTCTCCCAGCAACTCAAGGGAATCGAGATGGCCGTGGAACGCCACATGTTCGTTAAGATCAATACAGTCTATATCCCGGGCATCAACGAAGACCATATCCCCGCCATTGCCAAGAAAGTCGGAGAGATGGGCGTCTACAATTTCAATCTTATCCCTCTCATCGCCCAGTACAAGTTTGCGGGTATCACCCCACCCACCCCCGAGATGAAAAAGAAGATGCAGGACGAATGCAGCAAATACGTCAAACAGATGCGCCACTGCCAGCGGTGCCGGGCTGACGCCATTGGCAAGCTGGGCCACGATGTCCAAGCGTGTATGTACGAAAAATAA
- a CDS encoding FKBP-type peptidyl-prolyl cis-trans isomerase yields the protein MKKSEKEKGKEGVAARRKRNRLYTGIVAAVILVVAVVVVGFFLLNSSGARTGDIVSVYYTGTLDDGSVFYSNLNGTPLTFTMGDANLIAGFKEAITGMTPGMTKTIRIPYDKAYGPYRPELVHIVNRSTLPANMNPVAGEYYTIRRTTDGANAYVRIINVTPSTVAWDENHDLAGKDLTYTITVTAVEKK from the coding sequence ATGAAAAAGTCCGAAAAAGAGAAAGGAAAAGAAGGAGTTGCCGCGAGAAGAAAGCGGAACCGGCTTTATACGGGTATTGTAGCAGCGGTTATCCTGGTTGTGGCAGTAGTTGTTGTGGGTTTTTTCCTGCTCAATTCATCCGGCGCACGTACTGGAGATATCGTATCGGTGTATTATACAGGAACTCTTGATGACGGATCTGTTTTTTATTCGAATCTGAATGGAACCCCTCTTACGTTCACTATGGGCGACGCAAACCTGATCGCCGGCTTTAAGGAAGCGATAACCGGCATGACCCCGGGTATGACAAAGACAATCAGGATTCCCTATGACAAAGCCTATGGTCCGTACAGGCCGGAGCTTGTTCATATTGTAAACCGCTCAACGCTCCCTGCGAATATGAATCCGGTTGCCGGTGAATATTATACTATCCGAAGGACAACAGACGGGGCAAATGCCTATGTCAGGATCATCAATGTAACGCCATCAACGGTTGCCTGGGACGAGAACCATGATCTTGCAGGAAAAGACCTGACTTATACCATCACGGTCACCGCGGTGGAAAAGAAATAA
- a CDS encoding cofactor-independent phosphoglycerate mutase, with product MKYIVVLGDGMADEPLEELGGRTPLEYAKTPNMDRMAAEGTCGMLRTIPDGFEAGSDIANMAVLGYAPEKYYTGRGPLEALSMGIDLAPDDVAYRCNLVTVEENTMVDFSAGHISSAEGMELFKSLQQELPDVMVRAGVSYRNLLVVPRGKGSASTPPHDIVGQGLSPFLPKGGDAELLHQCMERSRKVFVNHPVNMARVKAGKRPATRIWPWSGGHKPVFPLFETKYHKKGGIISAVDLLNGIGRCAGMEVITVPGATGYLDTDYEAKGRYALDAIRHLDFLYLHIEAPDEAGHMGSIEEKVRAIERVDDVVGMILDQFDGVVAVLPDHPTPIRIKTHSRDPVPFVIRGKETDGSLHFSEKDARLGGAGTKNATDFLDYLFS from the coding sequence TTGAAGTATATTGTTGTTCTCGGCGACGGCATGGCGGACGAGCCGCTTGAAGAACTCGGCGGCCGGACCCCGCTTGAATATGCAAAAACGCCGAATATGGACCGGATGGCAGCTGAGGGTACCTGCGGGATGCTCAGGACCATCCCGGATGGTTTTGAGGCGGGTAGTGATATTGCCAACATGGCAGTACTCGGGTATGCACCGGAAAAATACTATACCGGTCGCGGGCCGCTCGAAGCCCTGAGCATGGGTATTGATCTGGCTCCTGACGATGTGGCGTACCGCTGCAATCTCGTGACGGTTGAAGAGAATACCATGGTGGATTTCTCGGCAGGGCATATCTCCAGTGCCGAGGGAATGGAACTTTTTAAATCACTCCAGCAGGAACTGCCCGACGTCATGGTCAGAGCAGGTGTCAGTTATCGCAACCTTCTCGTAGTCCCCCGGGGCAAAGGCTCCGCCTCCACCCCGCCGCACGATATCGTGGGACAGGGTCTCTCTCCGTTCCTTCCCAAAGGTGGGGATGCGGAGCTTCTCCACCAGTGCATGGAGCGGAGCCGGAAGGTCTTTGTTAACCATCCGGTAAATATGGCCCGGGTAAAAGCCGGCAAGCGCCCGGCAACCCGGATCTGGCCATGGAGCGGGGGGCACAAGCCGGTATTTCCGTTGTTTGAGACGAAATATCACAAGAAAGGCGGGATAATATCGGCGGTGGATCTCCTGAACGGGATTGGTCGTTGTGCAGGGATGGAGGTGATCACGGTCCCGGGTGCAACCGGCTATCTTGATACCGATTACGAAGCCAAAGGGAGGTATGCCCTTGATGCAATCCGGCACCTGGATTTCCTTTACCTTCACATCGAGGCGCCGGATGAGGCCGGGCACATGGGAAGTATCGAGGAGAAAGTCAGAGCCATAGAGCGGGTGGACGATGTTGTTGGCATGATCCTGGACCAGTTCGATGGCGTGGTCGCTGTCCTGCCGGACCACCCCACACCCATACGGATAAAAACCCATTCCCGCGACCCGGTTCCTTTTGTGATCCGTGGAAAAGAAACCGACGGGTCTCTCCATTTTTCTGAGAAAGATGCCCGGCTTGGCGGTGCCGGTACGAAAAACGCCACGGATTTCCTGGATTATCTCTTCTCGTAA
- a CDS encoding methanogenesis marker 12 protein yields the protein MFIGIDHGTSAMRFAGDQGEFKISREIAKEFRIADLARICPLDKIEGIAVCYSMGDNFSKITRIGKLKNRGLVSREGAGKHIGGGTRVYDEVAGSGIPAIVIPGLHRDSPTDPRFKAYSHQTSPEKIGIAYEVCQTLGDDVIVSDVSSNTVSLLVTGGRIVGAFDACIFAPGSLHGALDVDAIRKVDAGEWTANEAFQHAGVNFSLPEDERTRAVAMFAAMECAALRLLNRKAKIALAGSLAPVIAPEVKRLLGCGIDIHDEWCASRGLARIVRDVFLGKKEILGLATDL from the coding sequence ATGTTTATCGGGATCGATCACGGCACTTCTGCCATGCGGTTTGCCGGGGATCAGGGGGAATTCAAGATCTCACGTGAGATCGCAAAAGAATTCCGCATTGCCGATCTTGCCCGCATCTGTCCTCTTGATAAGATCGAAGGGATTGCCGTTTGCTATTCCATGGGAGACAACTTTTCAAAGATCACCCGAATAGGAAAACTCAAAAACCGCGGTCTTGTCAGCCGCGAAGGTGCAGGCAAGCATATCGGAGGGGGAACACGGGTCTATGATGAAGTGGCAGGAAGCGGAATTCCAGCTATCGTGATCCCCGGACTTCACCGGGACTCTCCCACCGACCCCCGGTTCAAGGCCTATTCCCACCAGACAAGCCCGGAGAAGATCGGGATTGCCTATGAGGTCTGCCAGACGCTGGGGGATGATGTGATCGTCTCGGATGTCAGCTCGAACACCGTTTCACTTCTCGTGACCGGAGGCAGAATTGTCGGGGCATTCGATGCCTGCATCTTTGCGCCGGGCAGCCTGCACGGGGCGCTGGATGTGGACGCTATCCGGAAAGTGGATGCAGGGGAATGGACCGCAAATGAGGCATTCCAGCACGCCGGCGTAAACTTCTCACTGCCCGAAGATGAGCGGACAAGAGCGGTGGCGATGTTCGCTGCAATGGAATGCGCTGCGCTCCGGTTACTCAACAGGAAGGCAAAGATCGCGCTTGCCGGCAGCCTTGCACCGGTTATCGCACCGGAAGTGAAGAGGCTGCTGGGCTGCGGGATTGATATTCACGACGAATGGTGCGCTTCACGGGGTCTGGCCCGTATCGTCCGCGATGTTTTTTTAGGAAAGAAAGAGATCCTCGGGCTCGCAACGGATCTCTAG
- a CDS encoding 4Fe-4S binding protein encodes MGLAAGCRARPGRSRDNKTGSWRVFKPIFDHEKCSKCGMCRTLCPEGCIHEDAEGFFDPDYSYCKGCGICATECPKEAISMKLEEK; translated from the coding sequence ATGGGGCTTGCCGCAGGATGCCGGGCACGGCCGGGCAGGTCACGGGATAACAAGACCGGTTCGTGGCGGGTATTCAAACCGATATTCGACCACGAGAAGTGTTCAAAGTGCGGGATGTGCAGAACCCTGTGTCCGGAAGGATGCATCCATGAGGATGCTGAAGGATTTTTTGATCCGGATTATTCGTACTGCAAGGGCTGTGGTATCTGTGCAACCGAATGTCCCAAGGAAGCGATTAGCATGAAACTGGAGGAGAAGTAA
- a CDS encoding NAD-dependent epimerase/dehydratase family protein codes for MFDVVTGGAGFIGSHLVDSLVAQGRDVLVIDSLCAGKRDTIEGHIASGRARLLNRDLLADGWQDSFKGAGCVYHLAADPDVRQSAMTPDPTFRNNIIATYRVLEAMRIHGVPEIVFTSTSTVYGNASVIPTPENYAPFEPVSVYGATKLACEALISAYCHSFGMKSWQFRFANIIGARSGHGVITDFIRKLGEDSQELEILGDGKQTKSYLEVHECVDAMHFARAHARDPVNIFNIGSEDWIDVRSIADILVEEMRLTGVKYRFTGGALGWVGDVPKMQLSIDRLKALGWKPRLGSRESVRIAVQAALAEQ; via the coding sequence ATGTTTGATGTGGTGACGGGCGGTGCCGGGTTCATCGGCTCGCATCTGGTAGATTCCCTTGTGGCTCAGGGGCGCGATGTCCTTGTCATCGACTCGCTCTGTGCAGGGAAGAGAGATACAATAGAAGGACACATTGCTTCCGGTAGGGCACGTCTCCTGAACCGGGATCTTCTCGCCGATGGGTGGCAGGATTCCTTCAAAGGTGCAGGCTGTGTGTACCACCTTGCAGCCGATCCGGATGTGCGGCAGAGCGCCATGACTCCTGATCCCACATTCCGGAACAATATTATCGCCACTTACCGGGTGCTCGAGGCAATGCGGATCCATGGCGTGCCGGAAATTGTCTTTACCTCCACCTCCACGGTCTATGGCAATGCCTCGGTTATCCCGACTCCTGAAAACTATGCCCCCTTCGAACCTGTTTCCGTCTATGGTGCAACCAAACTTGCCTGCGAGGCACTTATATCCGCGTACTGCCATTCGTTCGGGATGAAGTCCTGGCAGTTCCGGTTTGCCAACATCATCGGTGCCCGGAGCGGTCATGGTGTTATCACGGATTTTATCCGGAAACTCGGGGAAGACTCGCAGGAACTTGAGATCCTGGGTGACGGGAAGCAGACCAAATCCTATCTCGAGGTACATGAATGCGTTGACGCTATGCATTTTGCGCGGGCGCATGCGAGGGACCCGGTGAATATCTTCAATATCGGCTCCGAGGACTGGATTGATGTTCGGAGCATTGCGGATATCCTTGTCGAGGAGATGCGGCTTACTGGTGTGAAGTACCGCTTCACCGGAGGGGCTCTTGGGTGGGTCGGGGACGTACCAAAAATGCAGCTCTCAATAGACCGGCTCAAGGCTCTTGGCTGGAAACCCCGGCTGGGGTCCCGCGAAAGCGTGAGAATTGCGGTGCAGGCCGCACTTGCGGAGCAGTAA
- the mch gene encoding methenyltetrahydromethanopterin cyclohydrolase, which translates to MLSVNELALEIFDNLADLAEEFNCAYHELDNGARIVDCGVSVRGGYAAGRAFTEICMGGLGEVNFRMGQIKDFPMPFIDVNTDFPSIACLGAQKAGWTVKVGNYFAMGSGPARALSLKPKHTFEVIEYEDDYDCAVICLESDHLPNAEVMEKIAEECHIDVANVCAVVAPTSSMVGSIQVSGRCVETAIYKLNELGFDTKKIIAAIGTAPIPPVRGAKLAMGVTNDATIYHGRINLTMKAPEIKDYLEKIPSNKSKGYGKPFNDIFKEAGYDFYKIDTALFSPAEVIINELSTGSVYHVGAVNTDVTLKSFGLQ; encoded by the coding sequence ATGTTAAGTGTTAACGAACTGGCACTGGAGATTTTTGATAATCTGGCAGATTTAGCTGAGGAATTCAACTGCGCATACCATGAACTGGATAATGGCGCACGCATCGTTGACTGTGGTGTGAGCGTACGGGGTGGCTACGCAGCAGGCCGGGCATTTACCGAGATCTGCATGGGCGGCCTTGGCGAAGTCAACTTCCGCATGGGGCAGATCAAGGACTTCCCGATGCCGTTCATCGACGTCAACACCGACTTCCCGTCTATCGCATGTCTCGGCGCACAGAAGGCTGGCTGGACGGTCAAGGTCGGGAACTACTTTGCCATGGGCAGCGGTCCTGCACGGGCACTCTCGCTCAAGCCGAAGCATACGTTCGAAGTCATTGAATACGAGGATGACTACGATTGTGCGGTCATCTGTCTTGAGAGCGACCACCTCCCGAATGCAGAAGTCATGGAGAAGATTGCAGAGGAGTGTCATATCGATGTCGCGAATGTCTGCGCTGTCGTAGCACCGACTTCCTCCATGGTGGGCTCCATCCAGGTGTCCGGCCGCTGTGTCGAGACCGCGATCTACAAGCTCAACGAGCTCGGGTTTGACACCAAGAAGATCATTGCCGCCATCGGTACCGCGCCCATCCCGCCGGTCCGGGGCGCAAAGCTTGCCATGGGCGTGACGAACGACGCAACAATCTACCACGGGCGGATCAACCTCACCATGAAGGCGCCCGAGATCAAGGATTACCTCGAGAAGATCCCAAGCAACAAGTCCAAGGGATACGGCAAGCCGTTCAATGACATCTTCAAGGAAGCTGGATACGATTTCTACAAGATCGACACCGCGCTTTTCTCGCCGGCAGAGGTCATTATCAACGAACTGTCCACGGGCTCTGTCTACCATGTCGGCGCAGTTAACACCGATGTGACCCTGAAGTCCTTCGGGCTCCAGTAA
- a CDS encoding pyruvate ferredoxin oxidoreductase subunit gamma: MRELRIHGRGGQGSVTAAELIAVAAFEGGVFAQAFPAFGVERRGAPVQAFVRFDNKKIRLRSQVYEPDYIIVQDSTLIKDVNVFMGVKKGGIVIVNTEKKPDYRIPDGVKLITIDATAIALKAIGLPITNTSLMGAFAAASGEIQFTALENALKHRFPGELATKNIAAAKNAFDTIKGET, from the coding sequence TTGAGAGAGCTACGTATCCACGGCAGGGGTGGCCAGGGGTCAGTCACTGCTGCCGAATTAATTGCAGTCGCTGCCTTTGAAGGCGGCGTCTTTGCCCAGGCATTCCCTGCGTTTGGCGTTGAGCGGCGCGGGGCACCGGTTCAGGCATTTGTCCGGTTCGACAACAAGAAGATCCGGCTCCGCAGTCAGGTATACGAGCCGGATTACATCATTGTCCAGGACAGCACCCTGATTAAGGATGTCAATGTCTTCATGGGAGTGAAGAAGGGGGGCATCGTGATCGTCAATACGGAGAAGAAACCGGACTACAGGATTCCGGATGGCGTGAAACTCATCACGATCGATGCCACTGCTATTGCCCTCAAGGCAATCGGTCTCCCGATCACCAACACCTCGCTCATGGGAGCGTTTGCGGCAGCATCCGGCGAGATCCAGTTCACGGCACTTGAAAATGCCCTGAAGCACCGCTTCCCGGGTGAGCTGGCAACCAAGAACATCGCTGCCGCAAAGAACGCGTTCGACACGATAAAGGGGGAGACATAA